From the genome of Sulfurovum sp. NBC37-1, one region includes:
- the tyrS gene encoding tyrosine--tRNA ligase, with the protein MIEQALEEISRGTAEVIDMERIEKLVSKYYEDGTTYTVKAGFDPTGADLHLGHTVLLQKLRAFQKHGGRVQLLIGDFTAMIGDPTGKSETRKVLDRTTILENAQTYQDQVFNILDKSKTDVVFNSSWLEALGAAGMVSLTTTFNVARMLERDDFEKRYKSGKSISISEFIYPLLQGYDSVELQSDIEIGGTDQKFNLLMGRFLQRAYEIDKEQAVLMMPILEGLDGVQKMSKSLNNYIGITEAPKDIYAKTLSVSDELMWRYYELLSERSLEEITQMKQDVEKGALHPKIAKENLALELVTRFYNEELAKLAKEEFDNVFKANQLPSDMKEVEVEEGIWICKALVDAGIEPSTSQARRDIKQGAVRIDQEKISDEKMNLETGEYILQVGKRKFAKVKVG; encoded by the coding sequence ATGATAGAACAGGCGTTGGAAGAGATAAGCAGAGGTACCGCTGAGGTCATCGATATGGAGAGGATCGAAAAGTTGGTCTCAAAGTATTATGAAGACGGTACGACCTACACGGTCAAAGCGGGATTTGACCCTACCGGTGCCGATCTTCACCTTGGGCATACCGTACTTTTGCAAAAACTCAGAGCCTTTCAAAAGCATGGCGGACGTGTACAGTTGCTGATCGGTGATTTTACCGCGATGATCGGTGATCCGACTGGTAAGAGTGAAACGAGAAAGGTCCTGGACAGAACGACGATCCTCGAGAATGCACAGACCTATCAGGACCAGGTCTTCAACATACTTGACAAGAGCAAAACGGATGTGGTATTCAACTCGAGCTGGCTTGAAGCGCTGGGCGCGGCGGGTATGGTCTCTTTGACAACGACTTTCAATGTGGCACGTATGCTTGAACGTGACGATTTTGAAAAACGCTATAAGAGCGGGAAGAGTATCTCCATCTCCGAATTCATCTATCCTCTGCTTCAGGGCTATGATTCTGTCGAACTTCAAAGTGATATCGAGATCGGTGGAACGGACCAGAAATTCAACCTGCTGATGGGAAGATTCCTTCAGCGTGCCTATGAAATAGACAAAGAGCAGGCTGTACTGATGATGCCGATCCTCGAAGGGCTCGATGGTGTACAGAAAATGAGTAAATCTCTCAACAACTACATCGGGATCACGGAGGCACCAAAAGATATCTACGCCAAGACACTCTCTGTCTCCGATGAGCTGATGTGGCGATACTATGAACTTCTGAGTGAACGGTCACTTGAAGAGATCACACAGATGAAGCAGGATGTTGAAAAAGGAGCACTTCACCCCAAAATTGCCAAAGAAAACCTTGCACTTGAGCTGGTTACAAGATTCTATAATGAAGAGTTGGCTAAACTAGCCAAAGAAGAGTTTGACAATGTCTTTAAAGCCAACCAGCTTCCTTCAGATATGAAAGAAGTAGAAGTGGAAGAGGGGATCTGGATCTGCAAAGCATTGGTGGATGCAGGTATCGAGCCGTCCACTTCGCAGGCCAGAAGAGACATCAAACAGGGTGCTGTGAGGATCGATCAGGAGAAGATCTCGGATGAAAAGATGAATCTTGAAACCGGAGAGTATATCCTTCAGGTAGGCAAGAGAAAATTTGCGAAAGTAAAGGTTGGGTAA